Proteins co-encoded in one Bremerella sp. TYQ1 genomic window:
- a CDS encoding CsgG/HfaB family protein has product MHKFFFCMTLALLIACSASTIKAQDVVYPTAIFPFQERGADVKGLGAQVSDLLFASLVVDPNMYLVDREDMAKILQEQELSVSGLVNPTEAVQVGQLTGAKLILTGSVIQAGDKLVLVAKIIGTETSRVAGASIKGQVDQDIDELAETLAAEIVKEIGKNSKQLVPKVVPQSERIAALKEKIGEATLPVVSVSIDERHIGRATIDPAAETEMTLYLQEIGFEVVDAKDGAKDAAAIKIVGEGFSEFTARAGNLAPVKARVEIKAIDAKTGKIIAIDRQTSVVVDINEQIAGKSALQLAAATIAERMIPKLVKTAGKK; this is encoded by the coding sequence ATGCACAAGTTCTTTTTTTGTATGACTCTGGCCCTGCTTATTGCTTGCTCGGCGAGCACGATCAAGGCGCAGGACGTGGTTTATCCGACCGCCATTTTCCCATTTCAGGAACGCGGTGCGGATGTAAAAGGTTTGGGAGCTCAGGTGTCCGACCTGCTGTTTGCCAGCCTAGTGGTCGATCCCAACATGTACCTCGTGGATCGTGAAGACATGGCCAAGATCTTGCAGGAACAAGAGCTCAGCGTGTCGGGGCTGGTCAATCCAACAGAAGCCGTTCAAGTTGGTCAGCTGACCGGCGCCAAGTTGATTCTGACCGGAAGCGTGATTCAAGCTGGTGATAAGCTAGTGCTCGTGGCCAAGATCATTGGAACGGAAACAAGCCGCGTCGCTGGTGCAAGCATCAAGGGGCAGGTCGATCAAGATATTGACGAGCTGGCCGAAACCTTGGCCGCCGAAATTGTGAAAGAGATTGGTAAGAATTCAAAGCAGTTGGTCCCCAAGGTTGTTCCACAGAGCGAACGCATCGCAGCCTTGAAGGAAAAGATCGGCGAAGCGACGTTGCCTGTTGTTAGTGTTTCGATCGACGAACGGCACATCGGCCGCGCCACAATCGATCCAGCTGCTGAAACCGAGATGACGCTCTACCTTCAAGAAATTGGCTTTGAAGTGGTCGATGCCAAAGACGGGGCGAAGGACGCTGCTGCTATCAAGATCGTTGGCGAGGGCTTCAGCGAATTCACGGCCCGGGCAGGTAACTTGGCTCCGGTAAAGGCTCGCGTCGAGATCAAAGCGATCGATGCCAAGACCGGTAAAATCATCGCTATCGACCGACAGACATCGGTAGTCGTTGATATCAACGAGCAGATTGCTGGCAAGTCGGCGCTACAGTTGGCCGCAGCCACAATTGCCGAGCGGATGATTCCCAAGCTCGTGAAAACGGCCGGTAAAAAGTAG
- a CDS encoding SHD1 domain-containing protein, which produces MANDGIAKSQGSIQHIFAVPPFVSDDLTYEYDYLKSTYAKLLERTLLDSSGVVVVELDEAKAITSEYNLAADGANVVRELPTYVLGEYRNEGKGDDHRVRLSLKAQQGAKVLSETDVTISPGAVSGALLKYAQELASSKGIETATIDPQQEVKLLNERADLFIRLANWDEAQALVEASLLLVPDQPEIHSQAVSIIQRRLEDHHLEYLDELQRDIRLKRFALQHLRVMIEKSRFDLAKRHWLIFKQHVITGRPYYMQGDSEAKELAQEAREFLELNNELAMKLVHGLAEMKEWRLSSYLLHRAIIDLPSPQRYAMIKQVILKYQHLSDNKFFARRFLLADEQPRTMRSLEGRAFLQDLINSKETLPYVRQTAQAILNEIQVTRAATVVHRGNANAPVNDNLTFRRFDFEQFKTFRGISALGDKWDLVNADDGYFIYSQGDGFRRIADQGRNAYSAFKYDGKYIWITSGDGDGGVKLAVLDTSTWKRHELTQDHGLPILSRDEIPDVTVREVSLSVTPLDAGHAIICGYVGRTWFADVQFDPEGNHQIKIFYEAKETLPADLSSVRPDDLTIRFAATNIELLQRRENGKVIERGLLVTRSSKSPVLYHYPLLINPEDCSIRVLDHSWSEMLGGWVVDGEIYRELAISLKDKKLGFYSRGLADNKKTLLLSSYDEGKFYYDEQAKILHIVGKQWYQANLESGEIRSLGAVPWHYQNHWTFNDPKSPIRIDDGTYQISQLRHTNNFGLVAECYPKAGGRTLRLQVFFDGSGDSFRAAAGIDDGKSSPVQPPPEFSRGRVTGRENLISPGERVADIAYFPGGEFIVSVSHQRNKTICVWNSKTGDIITSLLDDPKGVNCVVFSPSGDTFATGGQDGRVILWDARTLRPLKQWTDLKTAVANLAFSADASCLAANGQDAISCVWNIHSGEKQFDFIGCDSSRGVSKIAFTPDDQMLLAIQEQTGVRAFDAKDGTDFGKIETLDFVAGFLPDVSLLGVGRGIENNLIKRSSDGATSVVWPEFSGIPIAMSNDGRFIASYYPFAIKDGKRDMFFGRFEVWDASIKKLVYSEEGVRVPRVSFSPDSTKLLTLDSKGFAQEVELIIGAGKKEGKPLVDDGKLLSPMRTWTDKSGKFHVDAALVKLDMKSAVLKTAKGNQIEIPLSVLSESDQRFLKELAERN; this is translated from the coding sequence TTGGCCAACGACGGCATTGCCAAATCTCAGGGTTCGATTCAGCACATCTTTGCCGTGCCTCCTTTCGTGAGTGATGATCTTACCTACGAGTACGATTATCTGAAGTCGACCTACGCCAAGCTTCTCGAGCGAACTCTACTCGACTCTTCAGGCGTGGTAGTCGTGGAATTAGATGAAGCGAAGGCGATCACCAGCGAATACAACCTCGCCGCCGACGGTGCCAACGTTGTGCGTGAGCTGCCCACCTATGTACTGGGGGAATATCGCAATGAGGGAAAGGGAGATGATCACCGTGTCAGACTGAGCTTGAAGGCTCAGCAAGGCGCGAAAGTTCTTAGCGAGACGGACGTAACGATCTCGCCAGGTGCGGTATCCGGTGCTTTGTTGAAATATGCCCAGGAATTGGCATCGTCGAAAGGTATCGAGACTGCCACGATCGACCCACAGCAGGAAGTGAAATTGCTCAATGAGCGGGCCGATCTGTTCATCCGGCTGGCCAACTGGGACGAGGCGCAAGCACTAGTCGAGGCAAGCCTACTCCTTGTTCCGGATCAGCCGGAGATTCATAGCCAAGCCGTTTCGATCATCCAGCGGCGATTGGAAGATCATCATCTTGAGTATCTGGACGAACTTCAACGAGATATCAGACTCAAGCGATTCGCCTTACAGCATTTGCGTGTGATGATTGAAAAGTCACGCTTCGACTTGGCAAAGCGGCATTGGTTGATCTTCAAACAGCACGTCATTACTGGCAGGCCCTATTACATGCAGGGTGACTCCGAGGCCAAAGAGTTGGCCCAGGAAGCGCGTGAATTTCTCGAACTCAACAATGAGTTGGCAATGAAGTTGGTTCATGGCCTGGCAGAGATGAAAGAATGGAGGCTAAGTTCTTATCTGTTGCATCGCGCGATCATCGACCTTCCGTCGCCACAGCGTTATGCAATGATTAAACAGGTAATCTTGAAATACCAGCATCTATCCGATAACAAGTTCTTCGCACGCCGGTTCCTACTAGCCGATGAACAACCACGTACCATGCGGAGCTTGGAAGGACGTGCGTTTCTACAAGATTTGATCAATAGCAAAGAAACGCTGCCGTATGTCCGCCAGACTGCCCAAGCGATTCTAAACGAGATTCAGGTGACGCGTGCCGCGACCGTCGTGCATCGCGGTAATGCCAATGCCCCTGTGAACGACAATCTGACGTTTCGCCGGTTTGATTTCGAACAGTTTAAGACCTTTCGAGGAATATCCGCGCTGGGTGATAAATGGGATCTGGTCAATGCCGATGATGGTTACTTTATCTATTCCCAGGGGGACGGCTTTCGCAGGATCGCGGATCAGGGACGCAACGCTTATAGCGCGTTTAAGTATGACGGCAAGTATATCTGGATCACTTCCGGTGACGGCGACGGGGGAGTAAAGTTGGCCGTCCTGGATACTTCCACCTGGAAACGCCATGAATTAACCCAAGATCACGGCTTGCCGATTTTGTCGCGTGATGAAATACCCGATGTGACCGTCCGCGAGGTAAGTCTAAGTGTCACGCCACTGGATGCTGGTCATGCCATAATTTGCGGTTATGTTGGCAGGACTTGGTTTGCGGACGTGCAGTTTGATCCAGAAGGAAATCACCAAATCAAAATTTTCTATGAGGCTAAGGAAACGTTACCGGCGGATTTAAGTAGCGTGCGCCCGGATGACCTCACAATTCGATTTGCCGCTACCAATATCGAGCTGCTTCAGCGACGAGAGAATGGGAAGGTCATCGAACGCGGTCTGCTGGTGACTCGTTCGAGTAAAAGCCCGGTTCTCTATCACTATCCGCTGTTGATCAATCCAGAAGATTGCTCCATTCGTGTTCTCGACCATTCCTGGAGCGAAATGCTAGGCGGCTGGGTAGTTGATGGCGAAATCTACAGGGAACTAGCCATTTCTCTGAAAGACAAAAAGCTTGGTTTCTATAGCCGCGGTCTTGCAGACAATAAAAAGACCCTGCTTTTGTCCAGCTACGACGAAGGAAAGTTCTATTACGATGAGCAAGCCAAAATTCTTCATATCGTTGGCAAACAATGGTATCAGGCGAATTTAGAATCCGGCGAGATCAGGTCCTTGGGGGCAGTACCGTGGCATTATCAAAATCACTGGACCTTCAATGATCCTAAGTCGCCTATCCGTATTGACGACGGAACCTATCAAATTAGCCAACTGCGGCACACGAACAACTTTGGGCTAGTAGCAGAGTGTTATCCCAAAGCGGGGGGACGAACACTTCGACTTCAGGTGTTTTTTGACGGATCGGGCGATTCTTTTCGAGCAGCGGCAGGAATCGATGATGGCAAGTCGTCGCCGGTCCAGCCGCCACCTGAATTCTCACGAGGTAGAGTCACCGGACGTGAGAATTTGATAAGTCCTGGCGAGCGGGTTGCGGACATTGCCTATTTTCCGGGCGGAGAGTTTATTGTTTCCGTTTCGCATCAGCGCAATAAGACGATCTGCGTTTGGAATTCCAAAACGGGTGACATAATCACGAGCCTATTGGATGATCCTAAGGGAGTGAACTGCGTGGTATTCAGTCCTTCAGGAGATACCTTCGCAACCGGTGGTCAGGACGGACGTGTCATTTTGTGGGATGCTAGAACCCTTCGCCCACTTAAGCAGTGGACAGACCTGAAAACAGCCGTAGCCAATCTGGCTTTCTCGGCCGATGCAAGTTGTCTGGCGGCAAATGGACAGGATGCCATTTCGTGCGTGTGGAACATTCACTCTGGCGAAAAGCAATTTGACTTTATCGGTTGTGATAGTTCGCGAGGGGTTTCCAAAATCGCATTTACCCCAGACGACCAGATGCTGCTCGCAATTCAAGAGCAGACCGGTGTGCGTGCATTTGATGCGAAGGATGGGACCGACTTTGGGAAAATCGAAACGCTCGACTTTGTTGCCGGTTTTCTGCCAGATGTTTCCTTGTTGGGAGTTGGACGCGGAATCGAGAATAACTTAATAAAGCGGTCGTCAGATGGAGCCACTAGCGTCGTCTGGCCGGAATTTTCGGGCATTCCGATCGCGATGAGCAATGATGGTCGGTTCATCGCGAGCTATTATCCCTTTGCCATTAAGGACGGGAAACGCGATATGTTTTTTGGACGCTTCGAAGTTTGGGATGCCTCGATCAAAAAGCTAGTTTACTCAGAAGAAGGGGTTCGAGTACCCAGAGTATCGTTCTCGCCTGATAGTACAAAACTACTTACGCTCGATTCCAAGGGATTCGCCCAAGAAGTGGAATTGATTATAGGTGCTGGCAAAAAGGAAGGAAAACCTTTGGTAGACGATGGCAAGCTACTTTCTCCTATGCGAACCTGGACCGACAAGTCGGGTAAGTTTCACGTCGACGCGGCGCTTGTGAAATTGGACATGAAGTCGGCGGTTTTAAAGACTGCCAAGGGGAATCAGATAGAGATTCCCTTGTCGGTGCTGTCAGAAAGCGATCAGCGTTTTCTTAAAGAGCTTGCAGAGCGTAACTAA